CGCCGGTGTAGGAGTGGGTGGTGGTCATGGTGCCCTTGATGATGCCTTGAtccatgcatatatatatatatatatatatatacaccgtTATTATAGGTTTGTCCGATTTGCAATAATCACAAGGAGGGAGCATCAAGTTTGCGGCGCTCGACTCGAGTTGAGTGAAGAAGATCGATACGCACCGAACTTTTGGTCGAGCACCTTGACGAATGGCGCGAGGCAGTTGGTGGTGCAGGAGGCGTTGCTGATGATGGGCTCGTCGGGGTTGTACTGGTCGGCATTGACGCCGACGACGTAGGTGGGGATGTCGCCCTTGCCGGGCGCCGTGATGAGCACCTTCTTGGCCCCCGCCTGGATGTGCTTCCCCGCGCCCTCGCGGTCGACGAAGACGCCGGTGCCCTCGATGACGAGGTCGATGccgagctcgccccacggcaggTTGCTGGGGTTGCGGTCGGACACGACCTTGATGACCTTGCCGTCGACGGAGATGGCGTTGTCGCCGACGGGCTTGACGTCGGCGTCGAAGATGCCGAGCGTGGAGTCGTACTTGAGCAGGTGGGACGCCTGCTTGACACCGCCGGTGTCGTTGATGGCGATGACGTCGAGGGGCGAGGCGTCGCCGCGCCCGTGCCAGCACCGCAGGAAGTTGCGCCCGATGCGGCCGAACCCGTTGATGGccaccttcagcttcgcctccgtcGGCGCCCGCCGCGACCCGCCGCTCGTGCCGACCTGGTTGTTGATGTGATGcacgagcgagcgagcgagcaaGCCAGGCAGCAGCAGCGCATACACACACGTGTGAATCCCCAAAGCCGGCCGTACGTGCAATACGATACAAAGCTACTTTCCTACGCGGCTGCATGAGGGTGGATCGATCGGCCGGGGCAGGCACGTACCGCGTGGGTCCTGAAGGAGACGGCGGACATGAAGTCGTCGGAGGTGGCATTCCGGCGCATGGGCAGCGACGCGGAGCTCCTGAGCCCGGAGAACTCGGACAGGCCGCCCCCCTGGAGTACAACATCAAAGAACCATCACTACTCGCTTGTCCGGTGGAGCAGCTAGAGTGCAAGCAAACCATTGATCCTACGTAGCAGCACGGGTGGAGAGAGAGACGCGGCACGAGAGGCATACCTGCTGGAGTGGCACGGTGGTAGCGGAGAGCATGGACGACGCCATGGCCACGGACCAGAGGATCAAGACAAGATGACGATGCTAGCCAACAAGCGGGCGCGTATATACGATACGAGTTGGCGGATTGGGGGCGCGCGCGTTTGTGGTGCGCGTGGCCGCGATCGGGGATCGTGAGGTCGGGATTCGGGGAGGGATCAGATTTCGGATAGCATGGCCGACGAATGGCTGTCGATGGCCGCCCTCCTGCGCGATCAACGTGTGGCCCATTTTCcgtgcccgcccgcccgcccctcccctgtTACGGCTTGTCGGGTCATGCCTTGTGCAATGGATCGCGGAGATCAATCGATCGTTCTGGATGGGGGGTCGAGTTCGACGTGGTATGCAAAAGACGGGTCGACGCCTGGGAGGCTGGGACACGGTACAAACGAGCAGATCAGATTCAGCAGCAAAGACATCAAAGAACACCGGGGGGCTAGTGCGCCGGTTAGCTAGGTTACTGATCCTAGGAGTCAAAACCGGAGTGGTTGAAATTCAGTTTGATAAGCTGCCTTTCTACTGTTACTCGTGTGGTAAGATGCATGCAACACATGGAGCTGGAGTCTCCTCCAACCTCGGCACCTAGAAATGCTCTGGGCAGACTCCCATCCCATATGATCTTAAGCTTCGAGCACCATAGGATAGGAAGAAGAAATCGTAGAGCTTTGGTCTTTGGCCACGGGGCGGAGAGGAGTCCTTTGGCAGCTCCACGGGGACTCGTAGGTCGGAGCCGTCACGAGATTAACTCCACCTGACACTCAACAAGTGGCCTGGAGAGAGGAGATGTTGCTGATCGATGAGATAGAGGTTGTTGGTTTGATCCCATGTGACACATGTACCGATGATAAgctttgtgaggaatttagttggGTCATGACAAATaggtttgaaatgtctatgatgtaTGAGCTCAAGTTCTTTCTAAGGTTTCAAGTGAAACAGTAAAGGAAAGAACTTTTATGTGCCAGaccaagtacacacaagacatgTTGAAGAAGTTTGGCACGAAAAAGGTGAAGCCTACCAAGATTACAATGGCTTCAAATGGTCATCTCGGcctaaatgaagaaggtaaataTGTCAATCAAAAGCTCTATAGATCCATGATAGGTTCACTACTTTACATATGTTCATCTAGACCTGACATAATGTTAAGTGTGTGCATGTGTGTTCGCTTTTAAGTTAACCCGAAAGAGTGTCATTTAGTTGCTGTTAAGATAATCTTAATATATCTAGTTCACACCCAAAACTAGGACTTTGGTATCCTAAAGGCTTCtttttcgatttacttggctactctgactcagattctgccggttgcaaagtagatcgaaaaaacaCCACGGAGACTTGCCAATTCTTTGGATAGtccttggtgtcatggagttctaagaaacaaaattgtgttgcactcgctctacagaagctgagtacatatcAGCTAGTGCATGTTGTGCCCAGTTGCTATCGAAAAAA
This portion of the Zea mays cultivar B73 chromosome 2, Zm-B73-REFERENCE-NAM-5.0, whole genome shotgun sequence genome encodes:
- the LOC542368 gene encoding glyceraldehyde-3-phosphate dehydrogenase A, chloroplastic precursor (The RefSeq protein has 1 substitution compared to this genomic sequence) — its product is MASSMLSATTVPLQQGGGLSEFSGLRSSASLPMRRNATSDDFMSAVSFRTHAVGTSGGPRRAPTEAKLKVAINGFGRIGRNFLRCWHGRGDASPLDVIAINDTGGVKQASHLLKYDSTLGIFDADVKPVGDNAISVDGKVIKVVSDRNPSNLPWGELGIDLVIEGTGVFVDREGAGKHIQAGAKKVLITAPGKGDIPTYVVGVNADQYNPDEPIISNASCTTNCLAPFVKVLDQKFGIIKGTMTTTHSYTGDQRLLDASHRDLRRARAAALNIVPTSTGAAKAVSLVLPNLKGKLNGIALRVPTPNVSVVDLVVQVSKKTLAEEVNQAFRDAAANELTGILEVCDVPLVSVDFRCSDVSSTIDASLTMVMGDDMVKVISWYDNEWGYSQRVVDLADICANQWK